Genomic segment of Acidobacteriota bacterium:
GCTTGCATCCAAACGTTGACTGTTTTAGTATTGCAATTTTAACAGAGATAAAGCTTTACACATTGACTACACAGGAGACCTGTTATGGGCGTAATCGAAGTGAACGGCAAACAGCACGAGCTCAACGAAGAAGGCTTCATGGTGAATCCCATGGACTGGAATCGCGACATTGCCGTTGCGCTGGCCCGGCAGGAAGAAGGTCTGCAGGAGCTTTCCCCTGAGCACTGGGCGGTGATCGAGTTCATTCGGGCATACTTCATGGAAAAGCAGCTGGCACCCATGGTCCGGGCGATCTGCAAGACCACCGGCTTCCCGCTGCGCCGGATCTACGAGATGTTCCCGTCGGGTCCGGCCAAGGGCGCGTGCAAGCTGGCGGGGCTCCCGAAGCCCGATGGCTGCGTGTGAACCGCCGATGGCCGGGCTCGATCCGCTCCGTCTGGCCGTGCTGGCCGCCGCCGCGTGGTGCCTGACGGCGCTGGTGTTCCAGACCGTCCGCGCGTACCGGTTCGGCAGCCATGAGCTCCATTCGGCGGCGGCGGGTGTTTCTCTGAAGGGCATCGCCTACGCTTTCGGGCCCGGCATGATGCCGTGGGGCAAGGAGAGCGCCGCCCGGCATCTGCCCACCTACCTGACCGGAATCGGGTATCACGGCGCGGTGTTCGCCGCCCTGGGTTATCTCGTCACCGTGATGAGCCACATCGCTCTGCCCGCAGAATGGAGGATTCCGCTCACCGTCGTCTTCGCGGCGGGCGCCATCGGCGGGATCGGCCTGCTGGCTAAGCGCGCGGTCAAGCCGGTGCTCCGCAGCATCAGTTGCCCGGACGACTTCGCCGCCAACGTGCTGGTGGACCTGCTGCTGGCGGCAGCCATCGCCAGCTTGTGGATTCCGGCCGCGGACGCCGTCCTTCTGGCGACGGCCACCTTGCTCTTCCTATATATACCGTTGGGAAAAATTCGCCATTGCTTCTTCTTCTTCTACAGCCGGATCCTGTTCGGCATCTTTTTCGGCCGGCGGGGCGTGCTGCCGCCGCGGCCGCGGGAGTCGCAGCCATGACCGCCGAGCCCACCAAAGACATCCTGGAAGAGCGTCTCGGGCGACTCACCCCCGCCGACATCCAGAAAGCCGTCGAGACCTTTCGCGCCGCGCTGGGGCACCAGGGCGCCGCCGACCTGAACGCCTGCGTCCACTGCGGGCTGTGCGCCGATACCTGCCACTACGCGCTCACTTCGGACCAGCCGGAGAATCCGCCGGCCTACAAGGTCAACCTGGTAATGGCCGTGTTCAAGCGCTATTTCACCCGGCTGGGC
This window contains:
- a CDS encoding TusE/DsrC/DsvC family sulfur relay protein, translated to MGVIEVNGKQHELNEEGFMVNPMDWNRDIAVALARQEEGLQELSPEHWAVIEFIRAYFMEKQLAPMVRAICKTTGFPLRRIYEMFPSGPAKGACKLAGLPKPDGCV